The sequence CCAATGCTGGTTAGAAGAAGGGCcacttgtttttaaaacagtttgaggggtgcctgggtggcacaatcagttaagtgtctgcctttggctcaggtcatgatctaagggttgtgaaattgagccccaccccaggctctgcactcagcacagagtctgcttgagattctctcctgttccttctgtctccctccactcatgtccttggctctctcaaataaataatctttaaaaaaccaaaacaagactTGTGTTAAATTTCCCCTTcattaatgtaaaatttatagTACACCAATTTTATAGTAGATGGGATGTACTGCTACAGTGAAAAATCAGATTGTGctaattttgttgtttcttcaACTATATACATACCCCCAAATGGTTTTATGTATATAGACatcaaattcataaaatacatACTATGAGTATGTAAGTGTCTAATTCATAAAATGTCCAAGATATACTAAAAAGCTTTCCAGGTATGGAAGGATACTACTTGAGTTTCTTCATTCTGACCTGCTCAGTTTCCAGCTGCTACTGTGATGCCAAAAGGAAGATTCTTAACTTTCAGTTTTACTGCAGCTAGAGGACAACCTTAATAGTAAGACTGAGATAATGAGGAACATCTCATTCAAAATAATAAGGCAAAGATTTAgactttcaaagaagaaaatcagacagaataaaaatattttaacaatccTTTGCAGTAATGATAGAACTTTTAAGTTAGGACTGTaagaagcagtaaaaaaaaaaaaaaaaaaaaagtaattactaATTATGTGTCTTACCTCTAACTGTAAGGcatctattttctcttcctggCAAGTATCACCCTCACATTCATACTGTACTATTTTCCCATCTGTTTTACTTGCAACCAGTCGATGGACATAGTtatctaaagaaaagaaagaatgcatcAACCAAGGCTTGTTTCTCCACAATGAAAAGGGTCTGCATACACTTTTAActctgataaaatttttttttacaggttcTAAATTAAATGCCTTGCAATACTTCTGTACAAGTGAGCTAAGCCATTTGAGTTTAAGAGTGAGAGGGCAAGTATGGAAGTGTTAACTCTCTTTATAATGTGCAATTCAGGTCATTTGTAGGAAATAGCGCCCTATGGGGCACCGTGAGAATTTGAGTTTGCCTCAGCTGTCAGGAAGATTTCAAGctgggagagaaagcagagaggttCCGAGGGAGAGATGGTCATGCAGGATGAATCCAAATTAGAAAATGACAACAGTGTTCACCTCCGGCATAGTCCCAGACTCGATGGTTGGTGAGCTGCATGGCATACGTGTGCTGCGTTTCCTCAAAGTGCTTATAAGCATGTCGACTTACATACCGTCCACATCCTATGTGGCCACATATCAAGCAAATCCATAGGTTCTGCCACAAAGAAGGTAAGATCTTCATGAGTTATACAAAAATACATGACCTGGGTCACTCTGAGTGGGAAGGAGCCTAACACAGAATGAAGCTCAGTTCTTTCTACAAAAGTtttgaataaatatgtttaaaaccCAAAAAGCAAGAATGTTTATGGGGTCAATCATTTTCTTGTTCTTCTAAGTAGAGAGCAAAACAAATATTCCCAATTTATCAAGGAAAGTCTAgtcccttttaaaaaacaaagaataaggggatccctggatggctcagcggttttgtgcctgccttcggcccagggcgtggtcctggagtccgggatcgagtcccacatcgggctccctgcatggagcctacctctctctctgcctatgtctctgcctctctctctctgtctctctcatgaataaataaataaaatctttaaaaaaaacaaacaaaaaacaaaaaaccccacaaagaataaaaagagtgTATTTTGCTCAGGagtataaaatagtttatttgtatttcttgccTGACcctagacaaaaagaaaaaaagaatcagttggaaaaaggactgaaaagaattttttttttttttttttaaggattgaaaataatttaaaccaCACAGGGCAGAAGCAAACCCCAGACCATTAAAGCAGTGCTCACTATTCTTTCCCAGCAGCCAGCCAGTACTTACTTCCTGCACACCACACTCGAAACACTTATTCTCTTCTACTGGCTCTGGCGTTTGGCAGTACCGGCAGACAGGACACCTGTCCAGGACACCAAACCAGAACAGTACACATGAAACACAAGAGACAGCTGTTACAGAACCAAGTCAAAAACTGCATGTGAAATCTTCAGTCTCTTACATACTTTATGGTTAAACATCATAACTAAGGCTACCACTCAAAGAACACTTGCAAGTTATcctcaaacaaaatgaaaaaaatacaaaattttgataaagaagaaaagtaaggagCCTTGATCTGCTTCATGCCTTCTACTCTTCTGTCTAAAGCTTAAAGAACTAAATATGTACCGGTTAGAATTAGAGACTTGAGATAAATTGTTAATTTTACATCTGGTTATCCATAAGGTATTTTTACCTGAAGCAATCTATATTATGCCCATTTCCCAAAGATCTAAATCACTCAGAATGTACTCTGTCCTCTTTTGGGTTGCTCCCAAGAGTTAGAACgaaaatctataataaatttcACCCCCAAAAAGTTCATATACTTCCTGAAATGCACGTGACATTTTACCATAAAATGAACATGTGGAAGAGAATACCCAGTGCTACGTACTCAAGTTTCCATTTATAAAGAGTCAATTAAAATGGCACTGAAGGCAaactcacagaaagagagagtagaaAGGGAGATGGATACCAGGGTCTGGGGGAAGGGTGGCAATcaggagatattggtcaaaggtTACAAGGTTTCAGTTATGCATGATCAATCAATTCTGGAGAAGTGGCGTTCATCAatgtgactatagttgataatatcatactgttttggaAATTTGCTAAGTAGATCAACTCTGGGTGTTCttagcacatacacacacagagacaaaaaagggaaaatggtaAAAGTATAAGGTAAAATATGTTTATTGGGTTGGTTGtgaatatttcataatgtatatgtatGCTGAGTCATCAggttgtacattttaaatatatacaatttctttttaagattttatttttaagggatgcctgggtgggtcactggttgagcatctgcctttagctcagggcatgatcctggagtcccaggatcaagtcccacatcaggctccctgaatggagcctgcttctcctccctctgcctatgttctgcctctctctctctgtgtctcttgtgaataaataaaatcttacaaaaagaaaaaaaaaaaagattttatttttaagtatcctCCAccccaaacatggggcttgaactcatgaccccaagaacaAGTCGCACAGTCTACTGAATGGGCCGGCTAGGCACCCCTAAATATATACAACTTTCGGTGaccaattatacttcaataaacctGGGGggagaaaaggcatttaaaaaaccCATTAATGCCTTTCTGTTATACTCAAGACAAAGAAACACTAAGTACCAGTAACAAATGCTTTTTCATGGGCAAAAATGATAGAAAGTTGGTTGTAGTTGAAACTAATTATGACTGGCACCAAGACGAATGCTTAAGATATAACtagtttcggggatccctgggtggctcagcggtttagtgtctcccttcggcccagggcgtgatcctggagtcctgggatcgagtcccacatcaggctccctgcgtggagcctgcttctccctctgcctgtgtctctgcctctctctctctctctcatgaataaataaaaataaaatcttaaaaaaaaaagatataactaGTTTCATTTCTTACCCAACTGagtaaataaaaccaagaaaagaaaattagcagGAAGAAGATGAAGTTCTTGTCACAGAAAAGGAGGCTCTGGATTTCCTAAGAGAAAGCTAAATGATCTAGTCTATCTCTTTGTTTAGTATCAAGAAAGGCCAGACGGGCGCCCTGATGTTGacagcagcactatcaacaatagccaaattatggaagtggTCCTGTGTCTGTcaacagaagaaaagataaagttgatgtggtgtatgtatctatagacacaatggaatattactcagccatcaaaaaacaatcaaatgttgccatttgcaacaacatggatggaactaggaGTGtcatgctaggtgaaataagtgagagaaaAGACAAACACCATCTAATTTCACtcaaatatgaaatttaagaaacaaaacaaacaagcaaagagaaaattatggGAAATGGGCTTTGATAGGGTGGGGGCCTAGCGCCTACACTCACGTGGTGTCGTCCCAGCGCTGCAGGCACTGGCTGTGGAAGCTGTGGTTACATAACGTGGTAAGGATGCCATTCACGGACTCGTCCATGCGCTCCAGACACACTGTGCACTTGGGGAGCTCAGTCAGGTCCATCACGGGGAGGCTGGCGCCCTACAAGGAAACATCTCACATAAGTCTCTCTCTTTATCCACGGTTCtaatatacatgtttttaacACTAGTTTTCCTGGTGCTTTTTGACTGCTGGTAGGATGTTCTCAATATTTGTGCTCTgtgcaaataatttaaattggTAAGATTTTTATCCATACAAATATTGATGTGGCACTTTCTATATTCCCAGCACTGTGCAAGGCACTGGGGATATGGTGGTGAACATGCCAACGCAgattcctgccctcatggagctgacTCTGGAAAGGGAGACTGCTGCCAAAAGCTtaacagagaatctcaagtgtTACCAGACTTCTGGCTCTACTTCTAAGAGTCTGCAGCTATAATAGCACACAAATGAGTAAAAGAATAGGAATAGAGCAGAATGATTTTTCCACCGAGTAAATTAAAACTTAACACTTTCTACTAAGTGATAATAGTATCAAcaacactgatttatttattcatttagcacaTACTAATTGAGTCCTTGCAATGTGTGCTATATGTGCACTGCTCTGAGTGTGCCATGATGATGAGCAAGCCCAAAACGACACAGTCAGGCCCTGTCCTCATAGAGCTTATAATCTGgttgagagagacaaaaaaaaatttttttttaaattactagtggttataattataatattataattatagttaCCAGTGGTTGTAAGTGCTATGAAAGAAAAGTATAGGAAGCTTTAATAGGGTGTGAAATAGGGGCCATAACGGTCTGTGGTTAAGAAAGGCACACACTTCTCCCCCGCAAGATAGTGATGTCTGACTTGAGCCCTACCAGCTATAAAATGAGTAGGAGTTATTGAAGCAAAGGTGGAGAGGTATACACGTAAGGACATGCTGAGAAAAATCCCATTAATCTATGGTCCCTGAAGAGTAGCTTTTCCCAGGAACTCTTTCAAGAAGCCATGTTCATTTagagaaaagaatttctaaagCTGAAGCCTTGCATAGCACTTGGCATAAAGGAAGtctaattttatcatttgtcaatttttattttacctaatcTTATGATAGAACATAAGATTCTGATGATTAGAACATCATCTAATCTTATGATAGAACAATGAAACCAAAACTTATTTCCACTGAACTGATCTCAAGGTGAAAGGAAGACCTTCaggtctacttaaaaaaagaagaaagagggatccctgggtggcgcagcggtttggcgcctgcctttggctcagagcgcgatcctggagacccgggatcgaatcccacatcaggctcccagtgcatggagcctgcttctccctctgcctatctctctctgcctctctctctctgtgactatcataaaaaattaaaaaaaaaaaaaaagaagaaagaaagaaaaaatcttaaacgTAACAGAGCTGAATCTACTactttataaaatgatttaaatgaacacattttgTAGGAAAAGGTCCCATGGGTGGTGGCAAATCAGAGCAGTTATGAATTGCTATCCAAACAGAATTAAAGATTAGGATTAAGGGatgatatttaaagtaaaaatgcttCTTTTAGGCTCCAAGCCATATTTCATGGATCTAGATAGAATAGATGAACACTCAATTTTGGTAAcacagataaattttttttaatattctgggatactttaaaaaattaagataaaatggggggatccctgggtggcgcagcggcttggcgcctgcctttggcccagggcacgatcctggagacctgggatcgaatcctacgtcgggctcccggtgcatggagcctgcttctccctctgcctgtgtctctgccccctccccctgtgactatcataaataaataaaaattaaaaaaaaaagaaaaaaattaagataaaatgggacaccagggtggctcagcggtttggcacatgccttcggctcagggcatgatcctggagacccagaatcgagtcccacatcgggctccctgcatggagcctgcttctccctctgcctatgtctctgcctctctctctctctctctttctgtgtgtctctcatgaataaataaataaataaaaagtctttaaaaaaattaatatataaaaaataaaatttaagataaaattcatatgaaatctGCCCTGTTTAACTGTACAATTCAGGTTTCAGTATATTCAGAAGGTTGTACAATCCTTACCACTAATTCTAGAACATCCCTATCACTCTGAAAAGAAATCTTGTACTCATTACAGTCACTCctcattcttctcttcctccagcccctggcaacctgCTTCCGGTTACAGAGGATTGGAATACTCAGGACATTCCACAGATATCTTAACATTCAACCTATGTCATCATATTcacataagtgtgtgtgtatatacgtgtatgtatatatagatatacatacacacacaaaaaaacccccatAAAAACAATGCACACTTACATCTTCAGATTTCAGTACTTCAGCCCTTTCCACATACACCAGCTGGCAAACATCATCTTCTATTGAGTTGAACTGGCGGCCATTGCACGCCATATAAAAACTATCTGCATCAGCCTAGGTATAtcaatggagaaaaggaaaaaattaagagagaTATCTTGAAAACGTGCTTTTTATTCAAGATGCATAGCTTCAATAGTCTCTTCCATCAGCATTTAAAACGTATACTTAAAGGAGAGAAAGCAACTGCCAAAAGTACCATCTAAGAAAGCAGGTTCATAGATGAGTTGAACTCTGCAGGTCAATATCCCGCAACTCTACAATATTTCCTGATATTACAGTCTCTCTTAAACCAGCAGAAGCTGCTGAAGTGCAATAAGCTGACAGGCAGTAAGACTTTAATATTCAATCAGTAAGGGTCATCATTTCCCTTGATATCAGTATTTCTTTTCCTGGAATCAGCACTTTCTCAACAGCTGAAAGCAAACacttatttttgtgaaatttagAACTCAATCATAACTGACcattgttaggatttttttttaaaaaatgtcagcgTCAATGTTAAAATAAAGGACTAGCGGTTCTGGTATGAAGAAAAGCCAGCTCCTTTTCTTCAATAAACCAAGTAATAATAATACATCAAAGATAAGGACGTTTTTAAACAACCTAGTGTATAATATTGAAAGCAAAACCCTTGGCTAAGATCAAGAGGTCCAAGATGAACCAGCCTTTAAAATACTAATGTCTTGTTCCTTGGAGTAGAAAATAGAATCAGGGGACAACAGGAGGTAAAGCTGTAGGTAAAGCTGTAAAGGTACCGTGCATTTGTGAATATGAATACAAGTAAATCAAACCTTCTAGTATAGCCTTAGTAGAAAGTAACAAAGTGATGACTACAGTTTTTAAATTCACAACTTTGGAGAGGCAGCTGGGAGGCCAAGGTTTGTCTAGATTTCACTCCCACATGGACATTAACCCAAACACAGCAAGTTGTGTGCTTTGGCCCTATCAACATAGACAAGCTGCATGGGGAGAGGAAGGGTGCTCTGCAAAAGGAAACGCCACATTGTCAGCCTCCAGGAAGAGTTTCAAGTCTGTACCAGGCACAAATAGTCTGGCCTGTCTACCATCACAGGATTCTGAACCTGACAGCAAAAGCTTGTAAGCCTCCCAGGGGCTTTTAATTTCACTCCAATGATGTAATTCAAGTGTAGATTTTTGATTATTTGTGCTTTCTTAATATAACCAAATGAGCTAAGCAGCTGAGGAAAAATGATCAGTTCTGAATGGTTTTGTTTtggagggtgggggtaggagCTTCCTTATCAGGAAACAACCTATATTGGGTATAATGCATTTTaacttcaaaatgttaaaaccaGTTCTTGGACAATAAATCTCTTCAATACTAAAAGGTGACTAAATTGACTTCCCTCGTTCTTCAagagaaatgtctttttcttgaAATACTTTGGATGAGAAAGCAGCACAGAGAGCAACCGGATTTGTGAACTGAGGGACGTGACCACTCAGAAGTAAGGTCCACAGGTCAGCTCTGCAGAGCCTCAAGTACCACGGGGAGCTGGCTGCACCTGTGCCAGGTGCCTTCCTCAGAAAGGCAGACCCCTCCTCAGACCTTCAACTCTGTCAACGAGCATGCTTCCTCTGGGTAAGGGACAGAGTCTATGATCCTGAGCAGGTGACAAAAATCTACTCAACACCAGATAAATGGTTCTTTTCTTGGGGGAGTTGTTTATCTatgacaaagaaatatattttttgatacacatggatctttttctttaaaaacttggTATTGGAAATGTAGATTCTTTGCTTGtttgaatatttactgagcacccagcatctgccaggcactgtgctacacGCTTGGACCAGAGGAGAGAACAAAATACACATGGTTCTTACTTCAACCCACCACTGAAATGCACAAAACAAAAGCCTGAAGCTAACTgcaaaaaaacacagaagaaatagctcttttatttaaaatgcttgCATTGTATAGAGCCCAACATTTTAAGAAAcccagcttttgtttttgtttctcccaTGTTTTTTGTTCTAATTGTTCTCTTCACAGGataaactcagaaaaagaaaaatccattatGATCAAGGTTCCTTTACTGTCACAGTGATCAACTATAGCATTGAGAAcatgattttacttttcaaaataggGCTCTCCTGGGCTGTCCTAAGCATGCAAGTCAAAGTGTGCCTGCACACTCTACTGAGAGGTTCTCTCTCCATTTTTGTCCCTGAGAACTACAGAACTGAACCCCCTCCTGCCTTTCTGTGTGCTgatgaaatagaaatttcttaCCTGAAGACTAAGTTGCCTAAGGGTCACAGTACAACTGTGTAAGTATATCACATCAGAGCACCTACAACATAAAGCTGAGGCCAACAGAAATTCAAGAGCTTATAGGAGATACAGAGAAGGATTACTCTTAATAAAAATTCTctggtgaaaaaaagaaaggaataagaatACAGTTAGCTGCCCCTGCTATggagtcaggctgcctgggtttaAAATTTAACTCAGACACTTACTAGCTCTGTGGCTTTGGGTTAAGTAACTTATCCATGCTTGTTTCCTCAATTATAAAAGTCAAAGTAACAACACCTACTTCATGGCATTGTTGAGAGGACTTAAGGAGCCAATGCATGAAAAGTATTTATTAGGCCTGGCATCTAATAAGTGCCCAATAGTTGGTACCAGTTTGAGGCTATTTTTTCATTAGGGCCGGGTATTAATTTAACAACTTCAAGTCTTATACGAGGAGGGTGTTTTTAGACCTTTGAAAATCCCTGACAGGATAAGCCTCACACCCTAAGAtccagaaataaataagataactCATGGTTCCCAGGTCAAGGGTTCTATCCCCATGGGGAAGAGCCAGCACTCGGTTTTGTGGTCTCAGAACTAACATTCATCAACTTGTGCAACCTGCACTTGTACTGCACAAGTACAAAAAAATCCATTAACAGTTACAGAAAATTTCCACAGCATTACATGCACACTACGAAGGGAGTTTGTGGGTTTATCAGACTTCCAACTATTTAAAGTCTCATACACCCTTAAACATTTTTCTCCAATCTGTCACAATGACTTTTCCTGTGCTACTTGCTGACTGTCCTTAACTGTTAAGTAGAAGATATAACTAAAATATTGTCATTACCCAATTTCTTGCCAAGTGActatctccccttccccacatttTCATCCACTCCTACTGGAAGAAGAGTATGACCTAGGATTAAAAGTgagggctcaaatcccagctcagtcAGGAGGGGCAAATCATTAACTTCTCTCTGCAGTCAGTTGCCTCTTTGTAAAACAAGGATAACAGTACTTACCTACTTCAAAGGGTTGTAGTGAGGACTGCATGAGATAATGCACATTTAGCACTTGGCAGAGAGAGTAGTCTAGCATAAGCACTCAGTAAGATTgcatattatcatcattatccTTGTTATTACACGTGCTACCAGATTTAAAAGATACCACTTGCCCACCATTTGCAAAGCTCCTCAGTGACCTTGGAAGGTCTCTTGACAGTCAGTGAACACAGCTGTTTAACTGCTTTTCCATTCTCATGGTCAACTTGTGAAGTCTGCGTGCAGGAGAGTTCAAACATATTTTGAATGTCTCACCTCACTGGTGGGGTATTTTGCAAAGGTTAAAGATAACTGTGTATGCTCTTATACATCGAACGCTACACTAAGGGTGTAGGCCCATGGTATAGGCACGAACATAATGCAGCTCTcacttttcttaatttccttcccGTGGCCAACAAGTGGCAGCTATTGGCATCAACTCTGGATTTCTGCAAGGAGGAAGGAGATGACAAGTGGGCCTCGTGTGATGGGCTCCCTTTCACCCATAAACCTTGGTAACTGGTCAGAGGCAACCGCACATGATCCAAAGGCAAACCCACCCTTTGTTAATCTGCAAGCTAAAACTGTTGATCTGAGCTAAATTCAGGAAGGCTGTGAGAAAGAAGTAATTTTTGACAAAGTTACATTTCAAAAcctaatgaatgaacaaatttaacaggccataaaagaaaacaacaaaacaaatcaaaacctaCAGATAGAATGACTCTTTAATAACCTGAGTAATAGCTAAAGCTTATCTCACTCCTATATTTGTACAGAAATATGTGTACTACtaagaatgaatacataaaaccaAGAGACTACCTTCCTAACAGCTTTGGAACTGAGGCGCATGGAAAATGTTGCTTAATGTGACAAGTGAAATGAAGCGAATGTCAAAACCTTCTTCTATCAAAAAGCATCTGTAATAATGTGCAAGtacttttcaaaactgaaaatatcacCATCCCTTCACTGTTTGTCTCTCTGTTGCAGTGATTTCCAATTAGAACTCTTAAAGCATATTTAATACTTCAAGGAATATCCCCAAATCCCTcatcaccaaaattaaaaatacaaaacagatcttattttctaaattgtgtcaaaaaatatcttttaaaaagagaatgagagaagcaggGGCACAGTTGTTATAAGGGCAGATAATAATATGGTGTCAATTTCAAGAAGTTTGGGAACTACCACTCTACTGGAATAGTTACCACTGGATAACCAACACAACCCCAGATTTCATACCCAATTCGCTTTATAAAAACATATGGGTATGAATTAGCATTGTGTGTCTGTTAATGAATTTAGAAAGATTTCTAGAATTACAACCACACCCCCCAGAAGATAGGTATATCAAGATCTTAAGTGCAAAATTTTGTAAATCACACATAGCTAGTATTACACAGTTTCAAAAATACAGTTTCTGTGGCAAAgagatttttaatatcttaacTTTTACCTGTGCACTAAACTTTATCAGCACCATATATTGATTTGGAGTAGAGTCTCTGatgattttcatttgttcaatTACTTCATTAAATGGGGCGACAAACTTCATAAGGTCATGACTGGTCATTGTAGCAGGGACTGTGAGAATACACAGCATGGCACTGCGCCTCACATCTTCTTTTAAGGAGGTCATCTTACTAATAAGACAATAATTAGACTGCCTTGAATAGATGAGGTATGGTTAGTTCAGACAACACTAATTAGACAACTTTTATgtccaagaaaatagaaaaaataaaccttgttATACTTCACAGAT is a genomic window of Vulpes vulpes isolate BD-2025 chromosome 10, VulVul3, whole genome shotgun sequence containing:
- the BRAP gene encoding BRCA1-associated protein isoform X2, with the translated sequence MSVSLVVIRLELAEHSPVPAGFGFSAAAGEMSDEEIKKKTLASAVASLEGKSPGEKAAIIHQHLGRREMTDMIIETMKSNPDELKATMEERKSSEASPTAQRSKDQSIDCINAAPDSPSKQLPDQISFFSGNPSVEIVHGIMHLYKTNKMTSLKEDVRRSAMLCILTVPATMTSHDLMKFVAPFNEVIEQMKIIRDSTPNQYMVLIKFSAQADADSFYMACNGRQFNSIEDDVCQLVYVERAEVLKSEDGASLPVMDLTELPKCTVCLERMDESVNGILTTLCNHSFHSQCLQRWDDTTCPVCRYCQTPEPVEENKCFECGVQENLWICLICGHIGCGRYVSRHAYKHFEETQHTYAMQLTNHRVWDYAGDNYVHRLVASKTDGKIVQYECEGDTCQEEKIDALQLEYSYLLTSQLESQRIYWENKIVRIEKDTAEEINNMKTKFKETIEKCDNLEHRLNDLLKEKQSVERNFVFLYFAKGALN